The genomic stretch AGAATATCAGTAGGAATCAGAAAACATCTTCCATCAATAGTCCGGCTATGATATGCTACAATAAAGTCATTAGCTTGATATAAATATGTGCAAAGCAGGATTCTAATCTGCTTTCAAAAACCAATAGCAATCATCACTCTAGTAATCATATCTATCATTTTGTATTCTCAATCAAACTACTCCCACAAATGAACCTCACTTCATTGAGTAATGATTCTTGGGGTTGCAAGCCGGCTGCCTTCATATCACATATGATTCTAAAGGCTTCAATGCCAAGCCCTTGTTGTATATAACCAGTAAGCATTGCATTCCAGCAAGCACCACTTCTATTGTTCCCACAAATCTTGAAAACTTTCTGCGCATCCTTTATTAACCCACCTTTACCATACATGTTAACCAACCCACACTGTACATGCTCATTAAGCTCCAGTCCTAACTTGACGACATTTGCATGTACTTGCTGACCACAACATCCGCCATCCCTCATACTCGCACATGCTTTAAGAACACTTGAAAAAGTATAACTATTCTTCTTTACACCCTCCCTCCCCATTTGTTTAAACACATCAAATGCCTCATCAAACTGCTCCTCGTAGCAATGATTAACAATCTTAGTTGTCCATATCACCTTATTCCGATTTGGAACCTGATAAAAAACACAGTCAGAACCTTCTAGAAACCCTGCTTTCCCATAAAAGCGCATTAAAGAGCCACTGAAAACCAGATTCTCGCCATAACCCATCTTCACAACCCAAGCGTGTACCTGTTTGCCAAGTTCCATATTCACTGTTTTAGCACAAGCCTTAAGAACACACACAACTATAGCAGAAGCCACTATGTCATCCATATCACCATCAACTTTAGCTCGCTCCGAGCACTGCATTTCCAAAAACAGATCAATAACCTCCCCATAATCACCATTTTCGAAATACCCAGCAACCATTACAGCCCAAGTACAAGAACTTCTCACAGTCATTTTATCAAACAGTTCCCGTGCATATCCAATCAAGTTACACGAAACATACATCAGCAGCAGGCGATTAAATATCGACAACGAAGGGCGTAGACAACTCGTCTTAATATGGTTATGGAGTTCAATTGCTAGTAAGGGGTCACCACTCTTTGTACATTCATCGATAAATGAAGCATAAAGGTCGAGAGAAACGGGGATTTTAAGGCAGTCCAACAAGCCTAAAACGTCTGACACAGTAGAACAATTGCTGGGTTTACAATCATTCGAATTTTTTTCGGTTTTCTGGGTGGATTTGTGTTGGGGTCGTCgaagaggaagatgaatttGAATTGAGGAATTGGATGCAGAAGAAGTCGGCACTGTGACAATTTTTTTAAAGGTTGGTTTGTTGGGTGGAAAGCGGATTCTTTTGGGAGGTGTCAGAATTCTTTGTTGAGGCGCTGGAGTTAGATGGGGTATCTTGACTTCCATTCTTTACTTGCAGGCCAGGTTTGATAACTGAAATATAGGCAGGCCGAGGAGGCAGTCATGTCGTGTGCCTGCTACATCCTAGAACAGCTTCAGTTTTTGCCCGGACAGAACTAACTGAGGCGTGCAATAGGAATGAGGACCTCTATAATGAAGTGCTGGGTTAAATGCTGAAAATTTTAGTAGTTGTTTCATGGTCTGTGGAAGAGTTTCATGTGAATATATTAGAGTGAAAACTTCtgccatttcaaaaaaaaaaaaaaattattacagaGTGAGATTAAAAGAATTCTATGTCGGTGTAATATGACTCATGAAAGAGTTTCATGTAAATATATAGTGAGATTGATAGTTTCCCAATATAGAAAAGAGCATATTTCAGCGGTTGAATTTGAAAATGCACCAATAATTTTGAAGAATTCATAACAATTTTGAGATGCAATTACAAATTATGTGGTGAAAGTCGGGATTGATACAGGTATACAAAATTTGTCATACAAAAGTGATTGGAATTGAAACCAGGATGAGAAAGTAGGAATGTGTGAAAGATGTTCAAATGCTGTTAACTTTAGTTGAATCAAGCGGGTAGCTCTAAGCTGTTTGAACGATTAAGGGGGCGTTTGGTTCGCACGTCGGAATCGGATTCGGATTCGGAATCGGATatcttgggtttggaatgaggtcattcattccaatatatttgtttggttcaagtacctggaatgtgtatcattactatagttgatgtttggttcgtcgactctttcggaatggaatataataaatatattataaaccaCATCGTAAATGATAATTATTGGCTCTTTGTAAAtaagatataagaaattttcactaattaaatatattagtataaatgtattagtaaatatattagtataaatgtattagtaaatttagatAATAATATTATCATTATAAATTTGTAACTAATtcaattaaatattatatatataattaaatataaatatataaatatataattatataatatatacaaatattaattatacaaatattttatataaatataatatatattacatattaaatatagttattattatatattattatatttaaaataataattattataattatataacttattaatattacatacatgtatatattataattatatgcacatataatatacatttataaatatacatatatattataaatataatattatataacattaataaatttataatatatattatataagtataattatatttaactaaataattataatatataattatataatacaataacatcattattataagtttgtaactaattaaattaaatgttatatatataattaattataattatacaaacgctataaaataaatacataattataattatataatatataaatattaattgtactcatattttatataagtataatgcatattaatattagatatagtaattattatatattattgtatttaagataataaatataaatataaatataattatataatttattaatgtTATATACATGTGCATATTATAatcatatgcacatataatatgcatttataaatatacatatatattataaatatattattacataatattaataaatttatatatattatataaatataattatatttaactgaataattataatatatatttatataatgtactaatattataattataatatattatatatatgtacataattataattatataatatataaatattaattgtactcatattttatataagtataatgcatattaatattagatatagtaattattatatattattgtatttaaaataataaatataattatataatttattaatattatatacatgtgtatattataatcatatgcacatataatatgcatttattaaatatacatatatatattataaatatattattacataatattaataaatttatatatatattatatatatatttatataatgtactaatattataattataatatattatatatatatgtatatattataatatataataaatataatatatataaatattaattatatcattgtataattataatatgtaattggatttgtttcttggaatcaaACTTGGGAATCGGACAAAACCCACCAAAATACTAGGGAATGgagaaacaccaaatttttagaaatcattccaaGATTTCAATTCCCATTCCAGTGAACCAAACACCATTTATGGGGTTCATTCCATTCCCCGAATCCGATACCCTCTTACCAAACGCCCCCTAAGTCATTAATGAGTGGCCCTTACTATGTAGTAGGATATTATTGGATGTTATCTTTATATCccatcaaatttcaaatttcaaagttTTGCTCGAGCTGTCACGAGATACTATCAAGCAACTTGGACTAAGCATAGGACCTCGTTTGACAAGTGAGTTTTTTTGggtgtttatctaaaattttactgtaatttaccgtagaagttttttaaaaaaaaatttgaagtgtgtaaatgttgaatattttgaagtgtataatttaaaatttttgaaaagttttttgaggttaccgtaactaaagtttttaaaaattttgtaacAGACAAACTTGGTAAAAAATTGAAGTGCCAAACAAGGTACCTATTTTAGGAATTtagattcaaaattttttttgaaattttaagagTTTAATATCTTATTGAATACTGATTTTGTTGTGGTACCTCTAGCTCTAGGTGTGTGCAAGGTTTCAACTCAAGGGATCCTCAAATTTGACCATAGATATTACAGGGTCCGTTTCAATTTATAGTACTAAAACACCTTTTTTTTAATGTAGATACTAATAATATGCACGTATGGCGCATATGTTTATCTTGAATCTAAATACTGGATTCTTTAACCTTTTGTCATGTTTGCCTTAAAaaatagaattgaagaagaaagatCGAAATCGAAAAGACTTTTTTTCTTATAGCCTTTTTTGTATtacctcttctttttttttggtatggCATGTCTGTTAAGTAGTAAAAGCTATTTAAGATATCTTAATAATAAACTGTCCAACCTTATCTGTCCAACCTTAATTTTTGAGTTCTTTCTTTGGTTTACCTgatgttgaaatttttttagtaATTTTATGTGATTAATAGGTAAAGTGATACTTATCCTCTCGGCCACAGACAATATATACTCTCATTTAATTACTTTTAGAAGAAATTGTACTCATTTTCTCATTAAAAAATGTAGTAGTCAgttcataattattttatctttaACATTCAATGATTCGATagattatttttctattttcttcatTATAGAATCagcatttcttttgttcttACATGATCTAGTTTTCAATGGTTATCAAGTTTTCAGTCTGATTTAGAATTTAATCATCACTGCTACTGTCTTTCTTATAAGAGCTCCAAATTATACGTTTCATCTAACATGATTCAAGTTTTGTTGAAAAGTGATACATAACTATATTTTATTTGCTCAAGAATACAATTAAATActcaaaacaaaatttacatGTTGTTTAACAAAAAACTGGTGTGTATAAGAAGCAAAAATCTCACAAAAACTCTTTGATTATTACATTTCATCAAATCTAATGTACGATTAGCATAAATACCAATTTTCtgattgtcgcgccccattttttataagaaaaataaataaatggtttaaaaagtgaatttttgatttgaaaatgaatttttgatttacaaagaaaatgaagaaaaatatgggtctaaatgggacatgaaaatgcgacgatttgacccaaaatatagtttaaaaagggtttattgaatgaaaaatggagtcgccacttggtatagagttaaggtgtaccaagtcacctaaaaatgaattttttttaggaaaaatttaaaaaaaaaaagaagctcaTGCACCAGGAGCCACACAGGATTCGAGCCCATTCCTTCATATTATATTTCCAGGCGAAAAACAAAAACAGCGGACAGTGCTGCAATTTCTTCGGCTTTGCAATATTTTTTTAAGCtcctttgttttcattttttctccTCCGTCTGATAATCTCAATAGAAAACACTTGGCTTGATCCAAGGTTTATCAGAAACTATGAAGATCTAAGGCtgtaaaaaatacaaaaaaaggGGAGTTCTTCCGAGCCTTAGATGCTAGGTTTCGGGAGTGAGTGTCTCATATAAAGGCTGAGCAAagacataaaaaagaaaaaaaaggagagaacgGCTGGGAAAAGAGATTGgaaaagaaaccagagaggGGGAGTGCTAAGCAGAGGAAGGCCGTgagaagagaggagagagagactTTTGGGGGTGACGGCTGAGAatcaaaaaaaggaaaaacagatGGGCAAGAAAAGGCTAGGTTTTGAGAGAGAGTTTGGGCTAggttaaaaaaggaaaagctgggaaagaagcaaaaacaggaaaGATTGAGAGGGTGAGCGAGAGAACAATGGCGAGAGAAGAAAAATCTGGTCGGGTGCTTTTCCTTGAAGAGCAAAGGAGCCATTGGAGCAACTTCACGACCGCTGCAGTCTTCGCCGAGAAAGTTCCATCACTGTAAGTATTTCTCTTCCTtttaaaattccagaattttttcAACACAGACCCTTGAAGACCTTTGCTTATGAAGTTTCATTACTTATTTTCCTTCCCTTTACGTTTCATGTTCACAaaagatttcatttttttttcctgtttatAAGTGGCTGCGTGTGTTTTGAACTAGTGTAATGGAGAATTTGTGAagatcagttttttttttaaaaaaagggggAAATGGATGTCATccgcttttttttttctacttcgTTGATCCCTGATGGCCCCAAAAATCGAATTTTGATTGGCTTGGGGCTTGTGTGAAAGAGTAGCAAATATGGATTCGAAAGGGTCGTGAAACTGATGGTCTTGGCTATCCTTTGTTCTGAGTCTGGCTTTATTGTTTTGATCCATGATGACTGAAGCTGTGCTTTGTTTGGCGTTTGTTGTATGTGCTGTTTTGACTAGGATTTTTGGGACCAAGTTTAGCAGACACTCAAGTCATTTTGTTGCATTGGTGTGACCGAAAGCTTGCCGGATTTTACTCTTTTCATGGTTTCAAGTCCTCGCATGTCGTGTTTGAATGAGTTGGGTTTGACTTGGGTCAGTTTGGGTTACATATATTAGAACTGGTATGAGGAGCCGAGAATTACTGCAACAAATTGAAGTTCTTTATCTTGTTGCAGCAGCGGCCTTTTCCTTTGTCGCTGAGGGGTTCTTGACTTGCTCAAAGTCTGGAATTGATCTCTGTCGTTCCATTGGCATATTATGAGCATGACCCTTCATGGTTGCATGTTGTTTATCTCGGAACTCCCTGTGTAGATGTCTAGTTCTTTATTTGCTTCATGGTCCGAAGATCGAATTGTTTCCTCGGATGTTTTTGATTCGACATCTCGAGTGAACGTCGATGCTTTCTTCGCTGCATTGTTTTTGCTTCCTCACTGTTAAATTTGATGTTTGGAAAATGTGTGTGCGTTTGGTGGATGAATGGTGAGTCTTATGCAATGTTTCTGCATTTAATCTACACAAACTCATAGCTGCAAAAATTCCGCAgccaagaacaaaagaaattgcattttctgttctgttttcttttccatgGCTGATCATCGAGTCTTTACACTTAAGTTGCATGTCTAATCTGGTGTAAAGGGCAAGGAATGGAATGATTTGGTGTCGGGTTTGTGTGTTTGGGgtctaaaaaaaaatgtttaagcCATGATCGAATGCTTGCCGAAGGGACACAAATCATGATGGCTGAATCATTTCTGCACAATTTTCTCCAGCTTTTGGCGTGATTTCCTTTCTGTGTTTTGGCTCGTGTTGGATATTTGAAGTCATGAGTCTTGTTGTTTAGCCAAAGTTTTGTTGCCTGGCTGAAAGGATTTGGATCGAAATTGTGGTTTTTGGGTTTGAAGTGCCGAAAATAAAATGCAGCAAGTGTTGCAGAAACCATCTTCGTAAACaatttgcatgaaattttaCATGAAACTCTTTCAATTTTTGGCATTGTTAAGGGATGTCCAGCCATGTTTAATTGGAGTAATTTAAAGCTATTGTATGAATCTGCTTTGCTGAAATTGCGGAACCTTGTGCATGAAAATATGCAACAAAGCCTTGCCGAGAGCTTCATCAGTTGCTGAAgctttattgtgaaatgttTTCCTACGTTACTTGCATGGAGTGTGCATGGaaaatttcaataatttcaCTTTGACCCGTTGGCTTCCAACTAGtgctgctatgacccaatcaattgaataatctcctcaatttggtccttggtagttttaattttacaacttcattgcttgtttgcttcaattaactaccatactttgtttaaattgcacttaattcatgattttaagagtTTTATGATCAAGAGAGTTTgtatttgcatatttttctttaattgtttcaaattaaattggtgccttgaccttttctctatttttggagggtaaataagtcatttcaccccattagagctccaactcaagggaggtacactctatccttcatttcttgactttatttgaccctacgtgcatatatgtgttttatgtgtgcaattgcatgactttaagtgtttatttcatttttaccttatttatttcttcagttgcttagttttgctttaattttagttcaatttcgTCATTTggggaggcactcgaatgccaaaattgtaatagttagggatttaattgttttattccttctatttccccttttagattgtagtaggccttccccccaaaaaatgtaatagttagggcattaattgccttgtgtgttttgcatgtctatgtgctatgtgtttaatcgctctcttaggttttggcatctagatatgcatgcttatgtgttatgtgaattacgtgctcacatgtctacttgctttaatcatgcacattacttatatgtgtgtatgatggatgcaaatgcacgtaaccgtggctagtccaatgctagtcatggttgtccccccgagctcttgcaagtccaatgcttgtgagagagcgtagatatgggctagtccaacgctagacccttaggaccccttcgcgcgttagatcatgattacATGATTGTGTGATCATTTCAACTCAcgcatatctttactttctagggcCTTTTTCACCATGTcgcatgacactttccttatatgtatatcccttcccttatattttcccttatatgtatatatatacccctatgtatgatacatgacattagaattgcatttcattctagaaaTAGGATTAGgatagtgcatttgcttgattagattagggaaaacCCCTTgcatatgggatatggacgagtttggctttctagccttagcacgctcatattccctctattaaagggaaaattgagtcacgaacattagtctcccgtacccgacatgatgcattcccttaagacatgtatatttctataattattttattcttttccttttcttagagtctcatatctttgcattattcgtgacctctccaaagagtcattatagggcatcacaattaatgtgattggcaccactcaagctttgaagagaaattttgccccccgatacccCCCTAGGTTTAGGGTCCGCATTCatgtagtacatccaaatgtgataaattctttggttaaaacaaggaAATCctcgactaaatcacgcaactagccttggctaggtcgaaggggtgtcttggatttttatccttaccttccccttcgtcaaatgtgactcccgaacctttcctttgattttcgttgactaggagtcgtttaaaagggattttttctactttttcctttgaaaattcatttttaggtgatttggtacaccttaactctataccaagtggcgactccatttttttaaataaaccctttttaaactatattttgggtcaaatcgtcgcattttcatgtcccatttaAACCCGTactttttattcatttttcaaatcaaaattcactttttaaaccatttatttatttttcttataaaaaatggggcgcgacagctggcgactccactgggagtttagagagtccgagcaaatttgatttagtcaatctttttcttcttttaacctccttatatattacatttggatgtctaggattacattttttttcttttttagggttttgcatcaactcactccctcactCATTCACgtacgattgttttgatggatggatggtttatgtATGTGATCCCGCGATTGGTATTGtatttgggtgggggatattaccctagagtctcgcgttggttcttgatccctcccctctaaacgagcactagcatacgtgcatacgctttaattttgtacccctcatttatttttcttttagtagcttgtcacgccactccaccttcttaggattttaggcgacccgcTTGGACATGTgaccgtgacacgacgtgtgcgtagcatgatccgaggggtcactcaatcttccactttaagctttgggttaatagcctttagcttttagtcgaatgttgaggattttttatagattcgctcagacatgtggccgtgacacgacgtgtgcgtagcagtgTTTGGAGAATCGCTctagccaccgacaaagaacctggggattgatgacccttgattttcaagtctgaaggctcggggacctaaaacctatcgagtctagatgcattagtgagccccaaccgcatgcatccatgatagttttacCCAGGATAGAGTCtgtcttaccctattagggacaccattcacgaggggagggatcccacccctctttccttatttatcTTTTTACTTTTAATTGCCCAACGTGTTGTGTGATTATGTGTTCAACTAACGTTTCTTTGtcttcttgtcttttgcattcacaaacgttaggaataAGAGGTCTGACATGATCTTCTTTAAGGACctgcccttgtagataggctattccacgtttaagaaattttggtatattccgttcaataaattaataatgccatatcattttaggcctatcctggcaaataaagggtctcTTAGGTAATATTTCATTTTGAATTGCACACTTTACtactttaataaaatggcatcacgcataaaccatagaaagggaatgccatttaggggatcccgtgttaggaataagccaccttgtgtctcggatacttaatccaaggagacttgcacgtttacattttgtaccatccaaaggggtagtgtaaaaggtaaggtaggatccgatccttTCCATAACCCTGGGGCGATCtttggtacattagaatatgagcatctcgCAATCATTCTTTGGTCATTTTTAATatagttggtaaaaatcccttgcttaaaggacaataacttgaagaaattcgcaaataattcctcattatTGAGATAGTACacttattgaggccaaatcttgattgtaggagactcataggctaatgcatcgcaaagcatttttgaaactaccaaaggggagataattccatcgatttttgaataaaccatcatttccattcaattcatttgatcaaattatccatcaaattcatccaatctatttggtcaattcattaatttttagaacaattcggtcaattttgaataaaccatcaatttcaattcatttgaccaatttaccccttttagggtgattcggtcgattttgaataaatcatcatttcactcggtctgtttgatcaattgatttcattcaattcatttgattagtttaattcatttttcagggttatccattcaattttcaataaataatcaaatttcattcaatgcatttgaccattttaccccttttggcACATCATGCGTTGATCAAAGCAGGccatccattcggactttgtcctcatttttaggacaaatgtctcttcttacttcaattgaccaaatttgttaaaattatttttcactcaataagttggtcggattcatcaggtattgtacaGTGCTTAcccccagaggattgcattttcatgctaggcctacccttggcataaaagggctcccccataggacatgcataccgatcttttattcttacttactaactcagggtatttttcttttatttttttcccttcccctgcattcataaaaatgtttcaataaggtggaaatattttttctatatctgataataattttgatccgataaagtttgaaaGGTAATACTTGATTCTTGGACAGGCCCTATaatgtaaatttgaaaattcatctgaaagcgtTCGTGTAAAACatctaagagatttcattgctcaaagggagaagggggctattaagagagaaaagtgtgtatacatgtgtaaaAGAGTTCTTTAGAATGTTtttcatatgtattgcttttaaaatttttcaaacattggcaataatgaagcttttgttcagacaattatttgttttgtataatactcgtgtacatttcattctttattgagctcattaagagattgcatggtgaattttaagaaataagttcaaattgagAATTTTCAACCTCTtacctgaaaactcacaaatgtatacaccagattggtgatccgagctatgcaataagagtgctcagaattaaaagaggtcactcaaaagacccAATACGatacctttttctcttttactgtacaattcatattttgcccacttctattaatcccaaaataaaatcagtcacattgattgataaattgcaaattggggcaatctttgtttgaaaatgctcactggtcTAACCAGATttaatcacatctaagtgaaagcaaaaatgtgcattattcttgtttattttgaaaatttggaatgatactttgagcattcgtttctctacctatacagattttatcatttgctctctcatttgagccttaaaagaataattttgtttcaaataagagccttaatgatcactaccctacattgggaagattttcaaaagggaatggattctcaacgagcaactcgtttacttggttgtcatgaggcgtaagaatgatactttggctaTCGTTTTCacaacctaaacactatttatcccttgcatccttgtttgagctaaaatgggtggttcttttcaaagtacctatgatcgcaccccacattggggaaagagattgaaaaaaagaaaaaagaacaaaagaagagagggaattgcaaattggggaaattttggTTTTACCATTAAtatctgggtttcaattttaaaaagaagaggaaaaaagaaaaagaagagtttttTTCGCACGGAtcacctatgtttcacagatatggatgaacaagggtcttcctcagtcagttaattcagatacatgcaagaaatttcgcattaatgaaagttttctttcagagttaatgtaaggaatggaatacaagtcagaccctcttcttttccaatcaaa from Coffea eugenioides isolate CCC68of chromosome 8, Ceug_1.0, whole genome shotgun sequence encodes the following:
- the LOC113780290 gene encoding pentatricopeptide repeat-containing protein At1g31790, with the translated sequence MTVRSSCTWAVMVAGYFENGDYGEVIDLFLEMQCSERAKVDGDMDDIVASAIVVCVLKACAKTVNMELGKQVHAWVVKMGYGENLVFSGSLMRFYGKAGFLEGSDCVFYQVPNRNKVIWTTKIVNHCYEEQFDEAFDVFKQMGREGVKKNSYTFSSVLKACASMRDGGCCGQQVHANVVKLGLELNEHVQCGLVNMYGKGGLIKDAQKVFKICGNNRSGACWNAMLTGYIQQGLGIEAFRIICDMKAAGLQPQESLLNEGLEASMSARKMVWAATLGEPSCRSISGPWPPGNPSTPLVSNLLAVQQAAARNTAIPEQNSTETKTSNLVGLQTTAHATLRAEISSSNLPVPTPPSQTSAMLVIAHSSVISRTGTNAAYSPSSRKLAMTDSSETLSGPYHPSVLSTSHWRPLYPKHLFVRKLQCGTWSKGTCCTSTTQ